In Pirellula sp. SH-Sr6A, the DNA window CATATCTTTCTCGACACTCGATTGCACTAAGCTCGGTTGGCCGATGTCCAGCAGAAGCCCTTCGGGTGGAAACATCGGTTTCGCCGCAAAACCTTCGAGTTTGTATTCGTACCGCGGTCCGTGCGTACGCAACTCCCAAGAACGAATGTTCCAATCGGGTGCGATCCAATTTCGAAGCATCTCACTTTCGTCCGACACGAGCAGCTCCACCTCGGCATCCGCCTCCCCCTGCTCGATGTCCATGGAATCGGGCTCGCCCTCGACGACCTGGGCCAAAACAAACTCCGGTGCTACCGGCTCCACCACAGCGGGCTCAGCTCCGGGGATCGTGCAGTGCCCGAGCCCTATACACGCATCGGGTTCCTTGGACGCATCTGTGAGTGCCAACCGATCTCCTTCGAGAATCGGCGGTTGCCCGCCCACCGATTCCGCTGGTTGCTGGCAGTGGGGTTCGACAACCAAATCCGATGCCACAATTTCTCCGTCGGCACCTGACGGGATCGGGATCGAGGCGTTTGCGAAATGCGACTCAGCGAAGCAAGAGTCGAAATTGGTAACCAACGCTGGAGCTGCTACAAGAGTCGCTTCGAGATCTCCATCGCTGGTCTGTTCGGCACGGTACAGATCTTCGGTGGACGACGTATTGGCTAACTCTTCCTCGAAGACATAGACAAACAGATTCCCGTCGAGGTCCCGCTTAGGGAACGAGGCCTCCACCCATCCGTCACCGCTTGGAGCAGTCAACGACGGAGTTCCCGTTCCCACGACGAGCGCAAGTTGCGACAGGTGTCCCCTCGCTGCCCGCCCCAGTTCATATTGACGGGTTAACCATGCGCCCAAGCCGCTTCCTGTTGTTCGAAAGCCATGTATCCAAGCCGAGCAATGCAACCGAGGCAAATGATGGTGAAGTAGCGAGTAGACGACTTGCCGATCGATCTGAAAGCGATCGGCACGAATGCAATCGTCGAACTCAAACTCGCAAGCGATACCCTTGAGGGTGGTGGCGATGGGTTCACCGGAAAAGCCGGATTCCCAAGGATCGTATTCGCGATCATTGAGAAAACAGACTTGGTTCCATGGCGTGTTTTGAATCCCAGCGAATGCGATGTCTGCCGAGGTTCCTGCGATAGCAAGACTCGCAGCAAGGAGACCGCGGAGGAGCTGACGAAATTGAAGGAAACGCATGAATTGGCCTCGATACCGTTCGCAGTCGGAGGACCAACCAATAGCTGACTCAGCGCGGAGGCTGAATCAGCCATCCGTGGCCACGTCGAGTCGAACAACTAGGGAATGGGTTTTGTTTTAGGGTGGGGGCCGTCTGTCCGATCCCTTCGGACGCAACGGCAGTAAATTTGTTATCGAACCAACTAGCGTGAACATTCATCGTTACGGGTTCACAAGTCCCTATTTCTTACCCAAGCGATTGGGGTTACCCGACCCTCAAGCTTTTTGCAGAACGTAACGATTAGTCCTGTTAAGATTGTCGAATCTCCGCCATGCACCATTCCTTTCCCGAGTACACCCCTCCAACAACTCCGCCATGAAGATTTCACTTTGGCTCGCCGCTTCCATTGCCTTCATCGCGGCAACAGCGTGCTCGCCTCCATCTTGCGCTCAGTCCCGCACGCCTGAAGATGTGTCGCCACCAACTAGACTCAAGCGATTCGAGACCAGGACTCAGGCGATGGGATCGAATCTGGACATGGTTCTCTATGCAGAAAGCCTCGATGCGGCGCGTGCCGCGTTCGAAAACGCAATCGATTGCTTGGAACGTCATTCAATTCCTTTAAACCACTACGTCGCCGAGAGTGAAGTCAATCAACTGCCGTCTCTCTCGGCACGATCGCCTCGCCCGATTTCGCCGGTACTCGCACGGGCGATTGAACGCTCGCGACAATGGTTCGGATGGTCTCAAGGTGCTTTTGATTCCACGCAGCGCGAGACGATACAGCTTTGGTCTCGCGCTCGTCGTCTTAAGACTCTCCCGGATCCGGAAGCCATCCAAAAAGCGTTGCAGCGAAGTACTTGGGAAAAAATCGAATTGCGAGAGGATGCCCAAAGGTCGATGACAATCACGCACGAGGGTCCGCGGCTTTCCCTCGATGTCGGCGGGCTAGCA includes these proteins:
- a CDS encoding FAD:protein FMN transferase, with protein sequence MKISLWLAASIAFIAATACSPPSCAQSRTPEDVSPPTRLKRFETRTQAMGSNLDMVLYAESLDAARAAFENAIDCLERHSIPLNHYVAESEVNQLPSLSARSPRPISPVLARAIERSRQWFGWSQGAFDSTQRETIQLWSRARRLKTLPDPEAIQKALQRSTWEKIELREDAQRSMTITHEGPRLSLDVGGLAVGLLLDDMMLAIRESGITSALINAGGDIIVSDPPPNREGWSISVAGLQWGDAPLLNVELRNGAITSSGDLNQFAMIDGVRYGHIIDPRSGRPVSQRRSVTVIADQAIDADAGATALAALGHEESFRLSERMPIREVYYLWLPENETNPHFRTWVYPSVNAPTR